A region of Takifugu flavidus isolate HTHZ2018 chromosome 2, ASM371156v2, whole genome shotgun sequence DNA encodes the following proteins:
- the grk1a gene encoding rhodopsin kinase GRK1 produces the protein MDIGGLTTVVANSAYISARGSLDGTANPAANRDQKYHSRLKLPHITVCESLRETLDLGFQTVCVEQPIGKRLFQEFLNSKSEYKGSGHLWKDVEEYNMAEDADRVKKASKILSRYMEPGAKYFCPFLPENGITAIREKHKDAGDDLFTDTLERVLDFLKEVPYTFFLESMYLKRFLQWKWLEMQPMEEDWFLDFRVLGKGGFGEVSACQMRATGKLYACKKLNKKRLKKRKGYEGAMVEKRILARVHSRFIVSLAYAFQTKTELCLVMTIMNGGDMRYHIYNVDENNPGFQEPRACYYAAQIIQGLEHLHQKRIVYRDLKPENVLLDNEGNVRISDLGLAVELADHQDKIKGYAGTPGFMAPELLKGEEYDYSVDYFALGVTVYEFIAAKGPFRTRGEKVENKVLKKRVLNDPVTYPEKFSEKARSFCEDLLVREVDKRLGFRNGSCDDLRAHAFFSDINWRKLSAGILTPPFLPDSKTVYAKNIDDVGAFSTVKGVQLEDADRDFFNEFASGNISIPWQEEMIEMGVYGELTLWGPNGALPNDLRRESILEPPTKSSTCTVS, from the exons ATGGATATTGGTGGGCTGACAACAGTGGTGGCCAACTCCGCCTACATCTCGGCCCGCGGGAGCCTGGACGGCACTGCCAACCCCGCGGCCAACCGGGACCAGAAGTACCATTCCCGCCTCAAGCTGCCCCACATCACAGTGTGCGAAAGCTTGCGGGAGACTTTAGACCTGGGATTCCAAACGGTCTGCGTCGAGCAGCCCATCGGCAAGCGTCTTTTCCAGGAGTTCCTAAACTCTAAAAGTGAGTATAAAGGCTCCGGCCACCTATGGAAGGACGTGGAGGAATACAACATGGCTGAGGACGCAGATCGAGTCAAGAAAGCAAGCAAGATCTTGAGTCGATACATGGAGCCCGGGGCCAAATATTTCTGCCCCTTTCTGCCAGAAAACGGCATCACGGCAatcagagagaaacacaaagatGCCGGTGATGATCTTTTCACTGATACTCTAGAAAGAGTGTTGGACTTCCTCAAGGAAGTACCCTACACGTTCTTCCTGGAGAGCATGTATCTgaaaaggttcctgcagtggaagtgGCTGGAGATGCAGCCCATGGAAGAGGACTGGTTTCTGGATTTTCGTGTGCTTGGGAAAGGGGGATTTGGGGAAGTATCGGCCTGTCAGATGAGGGCCACGGGGAAACTGTATGCCTGCAAAAAGCTCAACaagaagaggctgaagaagaggaaaggttACGAG GGGGCGATGGTGGAGAAGAGGATCCTGGCTCGAGTTCACAGCAGGTTCATTGTCTCCCTGGCTTACGCCTTCCAGACAAAAACAGAGTTGTGCCTGGTCATGACCATCATGAATGGAGGAGACATGAG GTATCACATTTATAACGTGGACGAGAACAACCCAGGGTTCCAGGAGCCACGGGCCTGCTACTACGCAGCCCAAATCATTCAGGGCTTGGAGCATCTCCACCAGAAGAGAATCGTCTACAGAGACCTCAAACCTGAAAATGTGCTGCTGGATAATGAAG GTAATGTCCGGATTTCTGACCTGGGTCTGGCTGTTGAGCTGGCTGACCATCAGGATAAAATCAAGGGTTATGCTGGAACACCAG GTTTTAtggctccagagctgctgaaagGAGAAGAGTATGACTACAGCGTAGATTATTTTGCGTTGGGGGTCACTGTGTACGAGTTTATCGCTGCCAAAGGCCCCTTTAGGACTCGAGGAGAGAAG GTGGAGAATAAGGTGCTGAAGAAGCGGGTCCTGAACGACCCGGTAACGTATCCGGAGAAGTTCAGCGAGAAGGCCCGTTCATTCTGCGAGGACCTGCTGGTCAGAGAGGTGGACAAGCGGCTCGGCTTCAGGAACGGCTCGTGTGATGACCTCAGGGCTCACGCTTTCTTCAGCGACATCAACTGGAGGAAACTGAGCGCAG GGATCCTCACACCCCCTTTTCTACCAGACTCCAAGACAGTTTACGCAAAGAACATTGATGACGTGGGGGCCTTCTCCACCGTTAAAGGCGTGCAGCTGGAGGACGCAGACAGGGATTTTTTCAATGAATTCGCCTCGGGGAACATCTCCATCCCGTGGCAAGAAGAGATGATCGAAATGGGCGTTTACGGGGAGCTTACACTCTGGGGGCCCAACGGCGCTTTGCCCAACGACCTGCGGCGCGAGTCCATCTTGGAGCCGCCGACCAAGTCGTCCACCTGCACGGTGTCatga
- the LOC130514141 gene encoding transmembrane protein 255B gives MQPETSQATQETSPEIQDPSVQYLRRRRSALWVTVALLALSLVVLTIGLISATRTDNVPVAGYYPGIILSFGAFLGIVGIHLVENRRSMLLAAIIFISIGVIASFFCAIVDGIIASEFIDIRPLQEDMCDFYSSGSGYAYDSYYTEVTCRSFDKSCKLKLRSNTCYCCYLYNCESTEYHTQYYEFTGVGSCWDVIHLHRLLWASVVLNVIGLFLGIIAAAILGAYKDLQKPALQMAPSPTPPPHILYNPTQHMLTYSGFCPSGQTLPSYPNFPIPMQHNGSYQPSATSQPVPEAGAASNPCLPEENQNQQPPQAVTQPQPQGAAQDAGGYMLTPNAPALYGPSYSAFEKPPPYAC, from the exons ATGCAGCCTGAAACCTCACAAGCAACTCAAGAAACAAGTCCAGAAATCCAGGATCCATCAG TTCAGTACCTGCGTCGCAGGAGATCGGCCCTCTGGGTGACGGTGGCTCTGCTGGCTCTGTCTCTGGTGGTCCTGACCATCGGCCTGATCTCCGCCACCCGCACGGACAACGTGCCCGTCGCTGGATATTACCCCGGCATCATC CTGAGTTTCGGAGCGTTCCTGGGCATCGTTGGCATCCACCTGGTGGAAAACCGCCGCTCGATG CTCCTGGCGGCgatcatcttcatcagcatcGGAGTGATCGCATCTTTTTTCTGTGCCATCGTGGACGGGATAATCGCCTCCGAGTTCATT GACATTAGGCCCTTGCAGGAGGACATGTGTGACTTTTACAGCAGTGGCTCGGGCTACGCCTATGACAGCTACTACACAGAG GTGACATGTCGTTCGTTTGACAAATCGTGCAAGCTGAAGCTGAGGAGCAAcacctgctactgctgctacctGTACAACTGTGAGAG CACAGAGTACCACACACAGTACTACGAGTTCACCGGGGTCGGCAGCTGCTGGGACGTGATCCACCTGCACCGCCTGCTGTGGGCCTCGGTGGTGCTGAACGTGATCGGCCTTTTCCTGGGAATCATCGCCGCTGCTATCCTCGGAGCTTACAAGGATTTG CAAAAGCCAGCTCTGCAGATGGCTCCCAGTCCCACGCCTCCGCCCCACATCTTGTACAACCCCACCCAGCACATGCTCACCTACTCCGGCTTCTGTCCTTCCGGACAAACTCTGCCCAGTTACCCCAACTTCCCAATACCGATGCAG CACAACGGCAGCTATCAGCCTTCTGCCACCTCTCAACCTGTTCCTGAAGCAGGAGCCGCCTCCAACCCCTGCCTGCCTGaggagaaccagaaccagcagcctCCTCAGGCCGTCACCCAGCCGCAGCCTCAGGGAGCCGCCCAGGACGCAGGGGGCTACATGCTGACGCCTAATGCCCCCGCCCTTTACGGACCCTCCTACAGCGCCTTTGAGAAACCCCCGCCGTACGCCTGCTGA